One Terriglobia bacterium genomic window, CGATAACCACGCCGGTTCCGTGGTCGATGAAGAATCCGGCTCCAATCGTTGCGCCCGGATGGAGATCGATGCCCGTGACGGAATGCGCGTGTTCCGTCATGATCCGGGGCAACAGAGGAATCTCCTGGAGATTCAATTCGTGCGCCAGCCGGTAAACGGTGATCGCGAAAATCGCGGGATAAGCGAATATAACTTCATCGATACTCTTCGCGGCCGGGTCACCGTCAAACGCAGCCTGCACATCTTCAGACAACCGGCTGCGCAGGTGCGGGAGAGCTCGCAGGAAAAGCAGCGACTGCTCTTCGGCAATCCCATGGCAATGGTCGCACGCGTCCGCTGCGCCCGCATTGCCGCATTCCGGCCGGATACTGCGGTAGATTTCCTGCGTTAACCTCGTATATATCGAATCGAGCAGATCGCCCACGTAATATTCGATATTCGAGCTCTCGACGTCCTTGCGCCCGAAGTATCCGGGATAAATCACTTCCATCAGGTCATCGAGGATCTTGATGACGGAAGCTTTGTCGGGCAGCGGAGTCGTCGCGAAGTGTTCAAGCTTGGGCTGCAGCGCGCCGAAGGTTTCCATCAAATCGCGTGTGATCTCGCGGACCTGTTCCCGTTTTTTGAGATGCTCGTGCATGTTGGTTAGTGAACGGGCCAGTTCTCCAGTTCCTTTTGAACATCGGCCATAAATTGATCTGCGGTTGCTCCGTCGATCACGCGATGGTCGAATGACAGCGACAGCATGATGATCGGCCGTATCGCGATGGCGTCGTCGATAACGACCGCGCGCTTCTTGATGCCGCCCATTCCCATGATTGCGACCTGCGGCTGGTTGATGATCGGTGTTCCGATCAACCCGCCGTACTGGCCAGGATTCGTGATCGTGAACGTTCCATCCTTCACGTCGTCCGGCGTGAGTTTTTTGTTCCGGGCGCGGCCGCCGATGTCATTGATGGCTTTCGCCAGGCCGAACAGATTTTTCTCGTCGGCGTTCTTGATAACCGGCACGATCAGTCCCCATTCCAGGTTGACGGCAATGCCGATGTTGATGGCGCGCTTGTAAACGATGGTGTCTCCGTCGAGCGAAGAATTCACGATCGGGAAGCGTTTCAACGCGGTCGCGGCAGCCTGGACGAAGAAAGGCGTGACGGTCAGCCGCACGCCGGATCGTTCGAACTCCGCCTGGTCCTTTTCCCTGGCTTTCAAGATGTGCGAGCAATCGACTTCGAAGAATGTCGTGACGTGAGCCGAAGTCTTCCGGCTGAGCACCATGTGTTCGGCGATCGATTTGCGCATGGCCGTCAGCGGCACTCGTTCGACTTCGCCCGAGAATTTCATCGCTGGCGGAGGACTGACCACCCCGACGCCGCTTCGCGGCGCCACCCCTCCTGTATCAGGAGGGGAGCTGCTGGTCGTCGGCTTTCCACCTTGTTCGATGTAGCTGAGAATGTCGCTCTTCGTGACTCGTCCGTTGATGCCGGTCCCTTTTCCCTCAAGCGAGGAAAGATCGACGTTGTTTTCCTTGGCAATGCGCCGGACCAATGGTGAAGATCGAATTCCTGAACTCCCCTCCTCAGCAGAGGAGGGGTGGCGCAAAGCGCCGGGGTGGTCAGGCTCGACCGATGTTTCTTCTTCTTCGTCCTGTTCGGTTTCCGGTGTCTGCCCTGCGACGGGCGCAGGACCTTTGACTTCTTTGGGCTCCTCTTTTTTCGGAGCCGGCTTTGACGCCTCCGCAGCGGCCGTCTTGCCGGAACCGTCGCCATCGCCGATCACCGCGACGACGGTGTTGATCTGCACGGTCTGACCTTCCTTCACCAGGATGTCCTGGAGGATTCCGGCAGCGGGCGCGGGAATTTCCGAATCGATCTTGTCGGTGGAGATCTCGAACAGCGACTCGTCGCGCTGGACGCGGTCGCCCTTTTTCTTGAGCCACTTGGTGATAGTGCCTTCGAAGATACTTTCGCCCATCTGGGGCATGATTACTTTAGTTTCGGCCATGGCCTTCCTGTGTCGTTCGTTTCGGGAACTTAGTAAGCGTACAGCTCGCGTGCGACGCGTATGACGTCGGAAACTTTCGGGAGGAAGAACTCCTCGAGCGGCGGGCTGTACGGAACGGGAGTATTGGGCGCTGTGATGCGTCGAATTGGACCATCGAGATATTCGAAAGCCTCTTCAGAAATGATAGCAGCCAACTCGCCCGCAAATCCTCCGATTTGCGTATCTTCGTGAAGAAGAATGACTTTGTTGGTCTTCCGGACGGAGTCCAGAACCGCTTCTTTGTCGAACGGCAGCAGCGAGCGAAGGTCGATGATTTCGAGGTCGATCCCTTCCTTCTCGAGTTCTTTTGCCGCATCGAGCGCTGTGTAGACCATGGCGCCATAGGTGACAATCGTGATGTCCGCCCCCTTCCTGCGGATTGCCGCCTTGCCGATCGGCACGACGAAATCATCCGTGGGCAGCTCTTCTTTCACGCGGCGGTAGAGAAATTTGTGCTCGAAATAAATGACCGGATCGGGATCGCGAATGGCGGCCTTGATCAGGCCTTTCGCATCGTAAGCCGTCGCGGGACAGACGACCTTGAGACCCGGCGTGTGAACAAAATACATTTCCGGATTCTGCGAGTGGAACGGACCGCCGTGGACGCCTCCGCCGCTCGGCCCGCGCACGACGATCGGAATGCCGGCGCCCCAGCGGTAACGGCATTTGGCGGCAAAGTTCGTGATCTGATCGAAGGCGCAGGAGATGAAATCCGCGAACTGCATCTCGGCTACGGGCCGCATTCCCATCAATGCGGCGCCGATTGCGGCGCCCACGATTCCGGATTCGGAAATCGGCGTGTCGATGATCCGCCATTCGCCGAACCGTTCGAGCATCCCGGCAGTGACCTTGAACGCGCCGCCGTAGATCCCAACGTCTTCGCCGATGACGAACACACGTTCGTCCTTCTCCATCTCTTCCCAGATGCCCTGGCGGATTGCCTCAACATATGTGGTTACGGCCATGGGTTTATTCTTCAGTGCCCTCGAAATACACGTCCCGCAGGCAATCTGCCGGTTCCGGCAACGGATCTTTTTCGGCGGCTTGAATCGCTTCGTCGATTTCGAAGTTGATGCGCTGCTGCAACTCCTCGATAGCGGTTGGCGTCGTCAGGCCGCGATCCGTCAGCAATTGTTCAAAACGATGAATGGGATCGCGTTCTTTCCAGAACTCGAACAGTTCATGGGGCACATAACCGGCGTCGTCATGGGCCGAGTGACCCGTCATCCGGAATGTCTTGCATTCGATAAGCGCCGGTCCGTGTCCGGAGCGTGCCCGTTCGATGGCTCTGCTTGCGGCATCCCAGACGGCGACGATGTCGTTGCCGTCGATGATTTCTCCGGGCATTCCGTAGGCTTCGGCGCGATCCGCAACGTTCTCAACCGCCATCTGCCGTTCGAGCGGCGTTGAATACGCGTACTGGTTGTTGTTGCAGATGAAGACGACCGGCACCTTGAAGACGGAAGCCATGTTGATGCCCTCGTGCCAGTCGCCGCGGCTGGTGGCGCCATCGCCGAAGAAGCAAAGAGCGACGCGATCCTGTCCCCGCATTTTGAAGGAAAGGCCGATTCCGGCCGCGACCGGAACGTTGTCTCCAAGCATGCTGACGAAGGCGACCAGGTTTTTCGAAAGATCACCCATGTGCATGTTGCTGTCTTTGCCCTTGGTGGCGCCCGTCTTCCGGCCCATGTATTGGGCAAGTATCGTGCGAAGGGTCATGCCGCGAATCAAAAACGCACCCATGTCGCGGTGGGAGGGGCAGACCGCATCATCCTGCCGGAGATCGATGCAGCTGCCGACGGCAATGGCTTCCTGGCCGCGGCCAACATAAACTCCGCCAACGATTTTCCCCTGCCGGTAGAGTTTGCGCTCGATCCGGAACTCCAGTTCCCGCGTCAGCTTCATGTAATAAAGCATGTCGAGCAGGGTCTTATCCGGTGGAAGCGTGATCGGGGGGACGGTGTCCCGCGCGAGAATGTTTGTTTTCATCTGGATCTAGAAGCCCAAAACCCGACGATACTCCAAAGGAGACCAGTTTTTCAAGGCTGGCCCAATAGGTTCAAGCACTTCCCCGGGGCGTCCGGCCCCCGTATTTTTCGAGCTTCTTCAGGTCGAACGGCTCGTGTTCGGGGTTTCTGGCAAACCCCCGGAAAATGGCGTGGCAGGCATAGCAGACGGTAACTTCGCCCACCAGGAAATAGGCCAGGAAATCGATAACCGCAGTGAGGCCGAGGGCTCCCATGGCAGTCAGAGGCTGCCCCTTGGCGAAGAAATAGATGCTGGCAGCGATTCCGGCGCCGACGATCACCATTCCGGCGGTCCGGTTAAAATCCTTTTGAAGGTATAAGTCTTCGTGGCCACAGGATGCACATGTGGTAACAATTCCA contains:
- a CDS encoding thiamine pyrophosphate-dependent dehydrogenase E1 component subunit alpha, whose translation is MKTNILARDTVPPITLPPDKTLLDMLYYMKLTRELEFRIERKLYRQGKIVGGVYVGRGQEAIAVGSCIDLRQDDAVCPSHRDMGAFLIRGMTLRTILAQYMGRKTGATKGKDSNMHMGDLSKNLVAFVSMLGDNVPVAAGIGLSFKMRGQDRVALCFFGDGATSRGDWHEGINMASVFKVPVVFICNNNQYAYSTPLERQMAVENVADRAEAYGMPGEIIDGNDIVAVWDAASRAIERARSGHGPALIECKTFRMTGHSAHDDAGYVPHELFEFWKERDPIHRFEQLLTDRGLTTPTAIEELQQRINFEIDEAIQAAEKDPLPEPADCLRDVYFEGTEE
- a CDS encoding dihydrolipoamide acetyltransferase family protein, whose product is MAETKVIMPQMGESIFEGTITKWLKKKGDRVQRDESLFEISTDKIDSEIPAPAAGILQDILVKEGQTVQINTVVAVIGDGDGSGKTAAAEASKPAPKKEEPKEVKGPAPVAGQTPETEQDEEEETSVEPDHPGALRHPSSAEEGSSGIRSSPLVRRIAKENNVDLSSLEGKGTGINGRVTKSDILSYIEQGGKPTTSSSPPDTGGVAPRSGVGVVSPPPAMKFSGEVERVPLTAMRKSIAEHMVLSRKTSAHVTTFFEVDCSHILKAREKDQAEFERSGVRLTVTPFFVQAAATALKRFPIVNSSLDGDTIVYKRAINIGIAVNLEWGLIVPVIKNADEKNLFGLAKAINDIGGRARNKKLTPDDVKDGTFTITNPGQYGGLIGTPIINQPQVAIMGMGGIKKRAVVIDDAIAIRPIIMLSLSFDHRVIDGATADQFMADVQKELENWPVH
- a CDS encoding alpha-ketoacid dehydrogenase subunit beta, with protein sequence MAVTTYVEAIRQGIWEEMEKDERVFVIGEDVGIYGGAFKVTAGMLERFGEWRIIDTPISESGIVGAAIGAALMGMRPVAEMQFADFISCAFDQITNFAAKCRYRWGAGIPIVVRGPSGGGVHGGPFHSQNPEMYFVHTPGLKVVCPATAYDAKGLIKAAIRDPDPVIYFEHKFLYRRVKEELPTDDFVVPIGKAAIRRKGADITIVTYGAMVYTALDAAKELEKEGIDLEIIDLRSLLPFDKEAVLDSVRKTNKVILLHEDTQIGGFAGELAAIISEEAFEYLDGPIRRITAPNTPVPYSPPLEEFFLPKVSDVIRVARELYAY
- a CDS encoding serine acetyltransferase, producing MHEHLKKREQVREITRDLMETFGALQPKLEHFATTPLPDKASVIKILDDLMEVIYPGYFGRKDVESSNIEYYVGDLLDSIYTRLTQEIYRSIRPECGNAGAADACDHCHGIAEEQSLLFLRALPHLRSRLSEDVQAAFDGDPAAKSIDEVIFAYPAIFAITVYRLAHELNLQEIPLLPRIMTEHAHSVTGIDLHPGATIGAGFFIDHGTGVVIGETTIIGNRVKLYQGVTVGALSFAKDEEGRMIRGKKRHPTIEDDVVVYAGA